In uncultured Bacteroides sp., one genomic interval encodes:
- a CDS encoding DUF4349 domain-containing protein yields the protein MKKTICFIFLSLFILAGCGSKGTNGASRPSLSLGKESEEMTEVTTLSKSEAKSDNSISSVERKLIKNGSLKFRTNDIEKTDVFIKRAVKKFDAYISNDENYSNESNKGCDLTIRVPAAKLDSLMTYIIEYADIRNLDNKSMDIEDVTEDYIDTQTRLKIKKASEAKLIDLLNRAKDLKDLLAVQKQLTDLQADIESIEGRMKYLNDQVNYSTLRVSFYKNAVKSNTFIGDFWDALMNGWQVFLEVLTFIANLWVIIFVSVFLVMGFKSYRRRKKNGKNTKNAE from the coding sequence ATGAAAAAAACAATCTGCTTTATATTCTTATCTTTATTCATCTTAGCTGGATGTGGTTCTAAAGGTACAAATGGAGCATCAAGGCCATCTCTCTCTTTAGGTAAAGAAAGTGAAGAAATGACAGAAGTTACCACTCTAAGTAAAAGTGAAGCAAAATCGGACAATTCCATAAGTTCTGTTGAACGGAAATTGATTAAGAACGGGAGTCTTAAATTCCGGACTAACGATATTGAAAAGACTGACGTGTTTATTAAAAGGGCGGTTAAGAAGTTTGATGCGTATATCTCTAATGACGAAAATTATAGTAACGAATCAAATAAAGGGTGTGACTTAACAATTCGTGTACCGGCAGCTAAATTAGATAGCTTGATGACTTATATAATAGAGTATGCAGACATCAGGAACCTGGATAATAAATCGATGGATATTGAAGATGTTACTGAAGACTATATCGATACTCAGACTCGCCTGAAAATTAAAAAGGCTTCTGAAGCCAAACTGATTGATTTATTAAATAGGGCCAAGGACTTGAAGGATCTTCTTGCTGTGCAAAAGCAACTGACCGACTTGCAAGCTGATATTGAGTCTATTGAAGGACGTATGAAATATCTGAATGATCAGGTTAATTATAGCACGCTTAGAGTTTCTTTCTACAAGAACGCGGTTAAATCGAATACTTTCATCGGGGACTTTTGGGATGCCCTAATGAATGGATGGCAGGTATTTCTTGAGGTTCTTACATTTATAGCTAATCTGTGGGTAATTATTTTTGTATCGGTATTCCTTGTTATGGGCTTTAAATCTTATAGAAGACGTAAAAAGAACGGTAAGAATACGAAGAACGCTGAGTAA
- a CDS encoding DUF6483 family protein yields the protein MYEEDYFMKLIQEFFLALDKAIHGKKSLGNPSDQENSVSDLYGSYFQADSDYFYGYDAMTILGFLRERCEEQDLPMMVEMISELFYQDALLKTDDALKANLLEKALFFYSYLDEQSDTYSVERKDKIALIKRMLGKE from the coding sequence ATGTACGAAGAAGATTACTTTATGAAATTAATTCAGGAGTTTTTTCTGGCATTGGATAAAGCCATTCATGGAAAGAAAAGCCTGGGTAATCCATCAGATCAGGAAAATAGTGTGAGTGATTTGTATGGTTCTTATTTTCAGGCGGATTCTGATTACTTCTATGGATATGATGCGATGACGATATTGGGCTTTCTGAGGGAAAGATGTGAAGAGCAAGACTTGCCAATGATGGTAGAAATGATTTCGGAACTGTTCTATCAGGATGCTCTGCTGAAAACGGATGATGCGCTGAAAGCTAATCTGCTTGAGAAAGCGTTGTTCTTTTATAGTTATCTCGACGAGCAGAGTGATACTTACTCTGTAGAGAGGAAGGATAAAATTGCTCTTATCAAAAGGATGCTTGGAAAAGAATAA
- a CDS encoding helix-turn-helix transcriptional regulator, which produces MLRIKELCKKNYITQAELAKKMGISASALAQSILGNPSLDRLEAIANALNVHIADLFQDDRTKLTALAYYGNKSYKADSVEELQKITDLITIKQINENQKEFLLNKPYGMVFDIKNSKAEIFNRQYQLLGETEGINNVYTMELRNANLYGLTEEMMNHLFELVQTEGGITKGLLYSTNSNPFIKRDCIEEQLMWLEIYNSKLLDLSLYIDLAPLHWYNIY; this is translated from the coding sequence ATGCTTAGAATAAAAGAATTATGTAAGAAGAATTACATTACACAAGCAGAGCTTGCTAAGAAAATGGGTATCAGTGCATCAGCCTTGGCACAAAGTATATTGGGTAACCCAAGTCTTGACAGATTAGAAGCAATAGCCAATGCTTTAAACGTTCATATTGCAGATTTATTTCAAGACGACAGAACAAAACTTACCGCTCTGGCTTACTACGGTAACAAGTCATACAAAGCCGATTCCGTTGAAGAACTACAAAAAATTACAGACTTAATAACCATTAAACAAATAAACGAAAACCAAAAAGAATTCCTTCTCAACAAACCTTATGGTATGGTTTTTGATATTAAAAATAGTAAAGCGGAAATATTCAACAGACAATACCAATTACTGGGAGAAACGGAAGGAATAAACAACGTTTACACCATGGAATTAAGGAACGCGAATTTATACGGACTAACAGAAGAAATGATGAACCATCTATTCGAACTCGTCCAAACCGAAGGAGGTATTACCAAGGGGCTCTTGTATTCTACAAATTCAAATCCATTCATAAAAAGAGATTGTATAGAAGAACAGCTCATGTGGCTTGAAATCTACAACAGCAAGCTTCTCGATCTATCTCTCTACATAGACTTAGCTCCGCTACATTGGTATAATATATACTAA
- a CDS encoding DEAD/DEAH box helicase family protein: MNTKESQFEKDIESYLLNNGGYVKGNQSTYDKERAIDMPVLMQFIHNTQPKVWQRYVNVYGDKAESQLYKMFQADVARYGLIYVLRKGIKDRGINIRFCYFAPASNLNNELVEKYNANILTETRQFAYSTQNHNTIDMVLLLNGIPIVAIELKNQLTGQSVDNAKKQFMHDREPKEFIFHFNNRILVCFCADLYEVAMTTQLKGMDTYFLPFNQGSNGAGNIGDGGNPANPNGYMSSYLWEMVLQREMLLSILQRYISRQESNKIKIEIDNNGKEKERKSTSVRIIFPRYHQLDVVEKLVAETKSLGAGHNFLIQHSAGSGKSNSIAWLTYRLASLHNELEKDIFQTVFVITDRRILNKQLQDTILGFDHMDGQIETITDKDNSTKLKDAINDGRRIVITTLHRFPIIYKELNNHAGKNFAIIVDEAHSSQSGKSADKLKAALADTDEALKEMAELEEKTEEALKDEMDEMVETLLSQGQHGNLSFYAFTATPKPKTLQTFGIKKGEGYDAFHHYSMRQAIDEDFIEDVLKYYTTFQISYEIAKQVQENPELEEPPATKAIKAYHDNHQFVLDQKVEIMVEKFREITLNKINGNAKAMVVAPSRAHAVRYFFLMREYCQKKGYTDVRPMVAFSGSVKFEGKEYTEPQLNSTKDRKISEIRLPLYFSSNLFNVLIVAEKYQTGFDEPQLHTMFVDKKLKGVKAVQTLSRLNRSMLDKQDTYVFDFVNSAEEIKKSFEPFYEDTLLDKATDVNLVYTFKNDIDQFHLWNTDDEEKVYQIYSARNQGETDLGKLASTLKPAIEAYNFLTEENRFKVRSLIKNFIRFYAYMAQVVRTFDKELYRSYIFAEFLYKFIPKTSHEKVNLENKIALINSKVEENFSGSVSLAPTIKEKTLKGENTKEGNKPEEKKDLLENIIDKINLKYKDSFTEAHRVVVTAIINQLNSESKDKLSKLAKKNDATMFEQSIFPQEFDKAARRCYVDHVDAFSVLFENEQYYNYVMSETAKGLYLNYNNEIVKSTGSKGKPVIYSMGAPSAKAAEQNEGYGK, encoded by the coding sequence ATGAATACGAAAGAATCTCAGTTTGAAAAAGACATAGAATCTTACCTCCTCAACAATGGGGGGTATGTAAAAGGCAATCAGAGCACTTACGATAAGGAAAGGGCTATAGACATGCCTGTGCTGATGCAGTTTATACATAATACACAGCCCAAGGTGTGGCAACGATATGTTAATGTGTATGGAGATAAAGCGGAAAGTCAGCTCTATAAGATGTTTCAGGCAGACGTGGCTCGCTATGGCCTGATTTATGTACTAAGAAAGGGAATAAAGGACAGGGGCATCAATATTCGTTTCTGTTATTTCGCTCCGGCTTCTAATCTGAATAATGAGTTGGTGGAGAAATACAATGCTAATATACTGACCGAAACTCGTCAATTTGCCTATTCCACGCAAAACCACAACACCATTGATATGGTGCTTTTATTGAATGGTATCCCTATTGTGGCTATAGAGTTGAAGAATCAGCTCACGGGGCAGAGCGTGGATAATGCAAAGAAGCAGTTTATGCATGATCGTGAACCGAAGGAGTTTATCTTCCATTTTAATAATAGAATACTGGTTTGTTTCTGTGCCGACTTATATGAGGTGGCAATGACTACTCAGCTAAAGGGTATGGATACTTATTTTCTGCCGTTTAATCAGGGATCTAACGGTGCAGGGAACATTGGTGATGGGGGTAATCCGGCCAATCCCAACGGGTATATGTCTTCTTATCTTTGGGAAATGGTTTTGCAACGTGAGATGTTGCTTTCTATTCTTCAACGCTATATATCCCGACAGGAATCCAATAAAATTAAAATTGAAATTGATAATAACGGAAAAGAGAAGGAGCGTAAATCGACCTCCGTACGGATTATTTTCCCGCGTTATCATCAGCTGGACGTGGTTGAGAAGTTGGTTGCCGAGACAAAAAGTTTGGGAGCAGGACACAATTTCCTGATTCAGCATTCTGCAGGATCGGGTAAATCAAACTCAATTGCCTGGCTCACCTACAGACTTGCCTCTTTACACAATGAGCTGGAAAAGGATATATTTCAGACTGTTTTTGTAATTACCGACCGACGTATACTGAACAAACAATTGCAGGATACCATACTGGGCTTCGACCATATGGATGGGCAGATAGAGACCATTACCGACAAGGATAATTCGACCAAGCTAAAGGATGCCATCAACGACGGACGGCGCATTGTTATAACCACACTGCATCGTTTTCCTATCATCTACAAGGAGCTGAACAATCATGCAGGAAAGAACTTTGCCATCATTGTAGATGAAGCGCACTCTTCACAAAGTGGGAAAAGTGCCGATAAGCTGAAAGCTGCTTTGGCAGATACGGATGAAGCATTGAAGGAAATGGCCGAACTGGAGGAGAAGACCGAAGAGGCGTTGAAGGATGAAATGGACGAAATGGTGGAAACTTTGCTTTCGCAGGGGCAGCACGGTAATCTTTCGTTCTATGCATTTACTGCTACACCGAAGCCAAAAACGCTGCAAACCTTCGGTATAAAAAAGGGAGAGGGGTACGATGCTTTTCATCACTATTCAATGAGGCAGGCCATTGACGAGGATTTTATTGAAGATGTTCTGAAATATTATACTACCTTCCAGATCTCTTACGAGATTGCCAAACAGGTGCAGGAGAATCCGGAACTGGAGGAACCACCTGCTACAAAAGCTATAAAGGCTTACCACGACAACCATCAGTTTGTATTGGATCAGAAGGTGGAAATCATGGTAGAGAAGTTCAGGGAAATTACGCTGAACAAAATAAATGGAAATGCAAAAGCAATGGTGGTTGCTCCATCGCGTGCTCACGCTGTGCGTTATTTCTTCCTTATGCGGGAATACTGTCAGAAGAAGGGCTATACGGATGTACGTCCGATGGTTGCATTCTCGGGCTCTGTTAAATTTGAGGGAAAAGAGTATACCGAACCGCAACTAAACTCAACGAAGGATAGAAAAATAAGTGAGATAAGGCTACCGCTCTATTTCTCTTCGAACTTGTTTAATGTGCTGATTGTAGCCGAGAAATATCAGACCGGATTTGATGAACCGCAACTGCATACCATGTTTGTTGATAAGAAACTGAAAGGTGTGAAGGCTGTGCAGACTCTCTCGCGCCTGAACCGCAGTATGCTTGATAAGCAGGATACTTATGTATTCGATTTTGTAAATTCGGCAGAGGAGATTAAAAAGTCTTTCGAACCATTCTACGAAGATACTTTGCTGGATAAAGCCACAGATGTAAATCTGGTGTACACGTTTAAGAACGATATTGATCAGTTCCACCTTTGGAACACGGACGATGAAGAAAAGGTGTATCAGATATATTCGGCAAGAAACCAGGGAGAAACAGATCTGGGTAAACTGGCAAGTACCCTTAAGCCTGCAATTGAGGCCTATAACTTTTTAACGGAGGAAAACCGCTTTAAGGTACGCTCTCTGATAAAGAACTTTATACGGTTCTACGCTTATATGGCTCAGGTGGTGAGGACTTTCGACAAGGAGTTGTATCGCTCTTACATCTTTGCCGAGTTTCTGTATAAATTTATACCGAAAACATCTCATGAGAAAGTAAATCTGGAAAATAAAATAGCGTTGATAAATTCAAAGGTTGAGGAAAACTTCAGCGGATCGGTGAGTCTGGCTCCCACAATTAAAGAAAAGACGCTGAAAGGAGAAAATACAAAAGAAGGAAACAAACCGGAGGAGAAGAAAGATTTGCTTGAAAATATCATAGACAAAATAAACCTCAAGTACAAAGACAGTTTTACTGAAGCCCACCGGGTTGTTGTGACAGCAATCATAAACCAGTTGAATAGTGAATCTAAGGATAAACTGTCTAAACTAGCCAAGAAGAATGATGCTACAATGTTTGAACAAAGCATCTTCCCCCAGGAGTTTGATAAGGCAGCACGCAGGTGTTATGTGGATCATGTAGATGCATTCAGTGTTTTATTTGAAAACGAACAGTACTACAATTATGTAATGTCTGAAACAGCTAAGGGCTTGTATCTCAACTATAATAACGAGATAGTAAAATCAACCGGAAGCAAGGGAAAACCTGTTATCTATTCAATGGGTGCTCCATCGGCTAAGGCTGCGGAACAGAATGAAGGTTATGGGAAATAA
- a CDS encoding Fic family protein: MEYKPPYTITTKIVNLVAKITECATRLSIREEVDLKLRKVHRIQTIQGSLAIEGNSLSAEQITAILDGKHIVAPIKEIQEVRNAIRAYDKFLDWNPYSVDDLLEAHRTLTEGLIDQSGMFRMGGVGVVADTEVIHVAPPANRVLFLIKDLFSWLQQTDEHPLIASCVFHYEFEFIHPFADGNGRTGRLWQTLLLSRWNSQFAHLPVENMVYQKQHAYYDAINESSEKADCAPFIEFMLEAIYQAIITITPEVTPVVTPEVERLLNALREKPLGKQEILQALGLKDEKNLRELYIKPALQSGLIELTIPDKPTSSKQQYRITEKGKLI; this comes from the coding sequence ATGGAATACAAGCCACCATACACCATTACCACGAAGATTGTTAATCTTGTAGCAAAGATAACAGAATGTGCTACGCGTCTTTCCATCAGGGAAGAGGTGGACTTGAAATTGCGTAAGGTTCATCGCATTCAAACCATTCAGGGTTCTCTGGCCATAGAGGGAAACTCACTTTCGGCCGAGCAGATAACGGCTATTCTCGATGGTAAACATATTGTGGCTCCCATTAAGGAAATTCAGGAGGTGCGCAATGCTATCAGGGCTTATGATAAATTTCTGGATTGGAATCCGTATTCCGTGGACGATTTACTTGAAGCGCACCGCACCTTGACTGAGGGATTGATTGATCAAAGCGGCATGTTCCGTATGGGTGGCGTTGGTGTTGTGGCAGATACGGAGGTTATTCATGTGGCTCCTCCGGCAAATCGTGTGCTGTTTTTAATAAAGGATCTGTTTTCCTGGTTGCAACAAACGGACGAACATCCATTGATTGCCAGTTGTGTATTTCATTACGAGTTCGAATTTATACATCCGTTTGCCGATGGTAACGGAAGAACCGGACGCCTCTGGCAGACTCTTTTACTCAGCAGGTGGAACAGTCAGTTTGCCCATCTGCCTGTAGAGAATATGGTTTACCAAAAACAACATGCTTATTATGATGCAATAAACGAAAGCTCTGAAAAAGCAGATTGTGCACCGTTTATAGAATTTATGCTGGAGGCTATTTATCAGGCAATTATAACCATCACCCCCGAAGTTACCCCCGTAGTTACCCCCGAAGTTGAAAGGCTATTAAATGCACTCCGGGAAAAGCCATTGGGCAAACAGGAAATATTACAGGCACTGGGGCTGAAAGATGAAAAGAATTTAAGAGAATTATATATTAAACCGGCTTTGCAAAGCGGACTTATTGAATTGACCATTCCCGATAAGCCCACAAGCTCTAAACAGCAATATCGCATTACTGAAAAGGGAAAGCTGATATAA
- a CDS encoding restriction endonuclease subunit S, translating to MMSREMKDSGIEWIGEIPKNWEIKPIKRNYKIYNGSTPKSDKKEYWDGNIVWITPIDMYENTYINQSNKTITEIGLNSCGTTLIPINSVILSTRAPIGQVCLNMVELCTNQGCKSLVANEKSYSKYLMYYLMIQTNILNMYGRGTTFLELSTNNLANFIMPIPSLSDQQKIANQLDTKCAEIDNLISLQEVMIAELKAYKQSVITEAVCKGLDKNVPMKDSGVEWIGEIPEHWNLTRLKLITREIGDGLHGTPIYDDNGGHYFINGNNLGNDVINLHIDTRQVNENEYKKYRIRLDFNSILISLNGTIGNLSFYNGELVILSKSSGYINLEDVENKYYIKYVLMSDVCKRYFNNSFSGTTINNLSLNTLRNTYIVYPSLSEQQAIANYLDKKCANIDQLISIKQQKAVELKEYKKSMIYEYVTGKKEVI from the coding sequence ATGATGAGCAGGGAAATGAAAGATAGCGGGATTGAATGGATTGGGGAGATTCCGAAGAATTGGGAAATAAAACCTATTAAGCGAAATTATAAAATTTATAATGGCAGTACTCCCAAAAGTGATAAAAAAGAATATTGGGATGGAAATATTGTTTGGATAACGCCTATTGATATGTATGAGAATACATATATTAATCAATCAAACAAAACTATTACAGAAATTGGATTGAACTCATGCGGAACTACGTTGATTCCAATTAATAGCGTAATTTTATCAACACGAGCACCAATAGGGCAAGTTTGTTTGAATATGGTAGAATTATGTACAAACCAAGGTTGCAAAAGTCTTGTTGCTAATGAGAAATCTTATTCAAAATATTTGATGTATTATTTAATGATACAAACGAATATTCTTAATATGTATGGGAGAGGTACAACCTTTTTGGAATTATCAACCAACAATTTGGCTAATTTTATTATGCCAATCCCTTCTCTTTCCGATCAACAAAAAATAGCCAACCAACTCGATACAAAATGCGCCGAGATAGACAATCTAATTTCCCTGCAAGAAGTGATGATAGCAGAACTGAAAGCCTACAAGCAATCAGTTATCACCGAAGCGGTTTGTAAGGGATTGGATAAGAATGTGCCGATGAAAGACAGTGGTGTTGAATGGATTGGGGAAATTCCTGAACATTGGAATTTGACACGACTTAAATTGATAACTAGAGAAATAGGAGATGGGCTTCACGGGACTCCTATTTACGATGATAATGGTGGACACTATTTTATAAATGGTAACAATTTAGGAAATGATGTTATTAACTTACATATTGATACAAGGCAAGTAAATGAGAATGAATATAAGAAATATAGAATAAGATTAGATTTTAATTCTATCTTAATCTCTTTGAATGGGACTATAGGCAATTTATCATTCTATAATGGAGAACTTGTTATTTTAAGCAAAAGCTCAGGTTATATAAATCTTGAAGATGTAGAAAATAAATATTATATCAAGTATGTTTTAATGTCTGATGTTTGTAAACGGTATTTTAATAATTCATTTAGTGGAACAACTATAAACAATTTATCATTGAATACTTTGAGAAATACATATATTGTATATCCCTCTCTCTCCGAACAACAAGCCATAGCCAACTACCTAGATAAGAAATGCGCCAACATAGACCAACTCATCTCCATAAAGCAACAAAAGGCTGTTGAATTGAAAGAGTATAAGAAATCAATGATTTACGAATACGTTACCGGGAAAAAAGAAGTTATATAG
- a CDS encoding class I SAM-dependent DNA methyltransferase, whose translation MTSEILQKRTTINVQEKANLIWAIADKLVGTYKPHEYGNIILPMCVIKRFNDTLAATRQNVLDANKKIEERGLAVKEGFLTAASGYEFYNVSPFTWESLLSDPENIASNFRSYLNQFSPNVIDIIQKFDFDKEITKLDNNGVLFNVIAEFNTTKANLGADEVSSVDMGYVFEELVRKFSESYDEHAGAHFTARDIIYLMADLLVGYEEEKLQEDGITTTIYDMAMGTSQMLGCLSERLQNIDEDASITCFGQELNEQTYAIAKADMLIKGGSADNMKHGNTLSDDQFKGYKFDYIISNPPFGIEWKNEKSAVEEEHRMGEAGRFEPGLPAIGDSQQLFVLNGVAKLKDSGRMAIIQNGSPLFKGDAGSGESNIRGFLLENDWLEAIIQLPNDLFYNTGIATYIWIITKDKPADRVGKVQLIDASKCSEKRRKSLGSKRNEITDKCRVLINKAYLDFTNQILTDEENPEIVVESKLKDNDDFKYTKVVVERPLCDEEGKHVLKSGKKQPDAKLRDTETIPFKENIKEYMAKNVLPFAPDAWIDSKKTKIGYEIPFTREFYKYVAPRKSKDIFAHLKELEAVESELMTKILG comes from the coding sequence ATGACATCAGAAATTCTGCAAAAAAGAACCACTATAAATGTTCAGGAGAAGGCAAACCTTATTTGGGCAATAGCCGACAAGCTGGTAGGAACTTACAAACCTCACGAGTATGGAAATATAATCCTGCCCATGTGTGTAATTAAAAGATTTAACGACACACTGGCCGCTACCAGGCAAAATGTACTCGATGCCAATAAGAAGATTGAGGAAAGGGGCCTAGCCGTAAAAGAGGGCTTTTTAACCGCAGCTTCCGGATACGAATTCTATAACGTCAGTCCGTTTACCTGGGAAAGTCTGCTGTCTGATCCCGAAAATATTGCTTCTAATTTCCGTAGCTATCTCAATCAATTTTCCCCCAATGTAATTGATATTATTCAGAAATTCGATTTCGATAAGGAGATTACGAAGCTCGACAACAACGGTGTGCTATTCAACGTAATTGCCGAGTTTAATACAACGAAAGCTAATCTGGGAGCCGATGAAGTTAGCTCGGTAGATATGGGATACGTGTTCGAGGAACTGGTGCGTAAGTTCTCTGAAAGCTACGACGAGCATGCCGGAGCGCACTTTACCGCCCGCGATATTATTTACCTGATGGCCGATTTGCTGGTGGGCTACGAGGAGGAAAAACTGCAGGAAGATGGTATTACCACTACAATTTACGATATGGCCATGGGTACCAGTCAGATGCTTGGTTGCCTCTCCGAACGGTTGCAAAATATAGACGAGGATGCTTCTATTACTTGTTTCGGACAAGAGTTGAACGAGCAGACTTATGCCATTGCCAAAGCGGATATGCTGATAAAGGGTGGCAGTGCCGACAATATGAAGCACGGCAATACGTTGTCCGACGATCAGTTTAAAGGCTATAAGTTCGATTACATTATTTCCAATCCTCCTTTCGGTATTGAGTGGAAAAACGAAAAATCGGCAGTGGAGGAAGAACACCGCATGGGCGAAGCAGGAAGGTTCGAACCTGGATTGCCTGCCATTGGAGACAGTCAGCAGTTGTTTGTACTCAACGGTGTTGCCAAGCTGAAAGACAGCGGACGCATGGCCATTATTCAGAACGGTTCTCCGTTGTTTAAAGGCGATGCAGGCTCCGGAGAAAGTAATATCAGGGGCTTTCTGTTAGAGAACGACTGGCTGGAGGCTATTATTCAGTTGCCAAACGACTTGTTTTACAATACAGGTATTGCTACTTACATCTGGATTATCACCAAGGATAAACCGGCCGACAGAGTGGGGAAGGTGCAACTGATTGATGCAAGCAAATGCTCCGAGAAGCGCAGAAAGTCGCTGGGTAGCAAACGAAATGAAATAACCGACAAATGCCGTGTGCTGATAAACAAGGCTTACCTCGATTTTACCAATCAGATACTTACGGATGAAGAGAATCCCGAAATTGTGGTGGAAAGCAAGCTAAAGGACAACGATGATTTTAAATATACCAAAGTGGTTGTTGAACGCCCTTTGTGCGATGAAGAAGGAAAACATGTGCTGAAGAGCGGAAAGAAACAGCCCGATGCTAAATTGCGGGATACAGAAACAATTCCGTTCAAGGAAAACATTAAAGAGTACATGGCAAAGAATGTACTTCCTTTTGCCCCCGATGCCTGGATAGATAGCAAAAAGACAAAGATAGGTTACGAAATACCTTTTACCCGTGAGTTCTACAAATACGTTGCTCCACGCAAGAGCAAAGATATATTTGCTCACCTGAAAGAACTGGAAGCTGTGGAAAGTGAATTGATGACTAAAATTCTGGGATGA
- a CDS encoding DUF4248 domain-containing protein has product MTENDLSFLLDNNNCIRVSEIAKAYFPDYQKVQSATKMLRQRIRESKKLYEKLLEADYNEKSLYLTPIQAKLIFYYWGTPKAYQAKQAKD; this is encoded by the coding sequence ATGACTGAAAATGACCTATCCTTCTTGCTAGATAACAATAATTGTATAAGAGTATCGGAAATTGCAAAAGCCTATTTTCCTGATTACCAAAAAGTTCAAAGCGCCACGAAAATGCTGCGCCAAAGAATCAGAGAATCAAAAAAGCTTTATGAAAAATTACTGGAAGCCGATTACAACGAAAAGAGCTTGTACCTTACTCCCATACAGGCTAAACTTATATTTTACTATTGGGGTACACCCAAAGCTTACCAAGCTAAACAAGCCAAAGATTAG
- a CDS encoding replicative DNA helicase, translating into MNKNINMPFALDYEEAILGALLLETKAMPIASQYLRPEMFYDDKHQQIYSAIEGMFNEGRSIDIITVTEELKRRGKLEEVGGPFAIVQLSSRVASSAHLETHSQTLKDYFIRRELIKGLSDSLSKAVDLTFYTEDVICNTQEMLDEIGKDSSWTRSLREMDVLMKDTVNLAAIRRDQSKDGVTGIPTGIKALDELTAGWQNGDLNIIAARPSVGKTMVALFLAKVAAQAGFNALFCSIEMQGEKLGDRLILLESDINPQDWRTGQTGTEEWMAAQETARELARLPMRIDDNPSMSMDYIRAEARLLKSKGKCDIIFIDYLQLSDMRTGDKGFRNREQDVAIATRKAKMIAKELDCPVILLSQLNRDAETRPGKRPQLADLRESGAIEQDADLVLLLYRPAMGGMATDKDSGYPTDGLGVLIAAKHRNGQTGNVYFSHNKSMTKIEDYVPVMEQLVRNGNKVNAGQPQEAEKQPLPEIGNLFTK; encoded by the coding sequence ATGAACAAAAATATAAACATGCCTTTTGCGCTGGATTACGAGGAGGCTATTCTGGGTGCTTTACTACTGGAAACCAAGGCGATGCCTATTGCCAGTCAGTACCTTCGCCCGGAAATGTTTTACGATGATAAGCATCAACAGATTTACAGCGCTATAGAGGGCATGTTTAACGAGGGGCGCAGCATTGATATTATCACTGTGACCGAGGAACTGAAACGGCGCGGCAAACTGGAGGAGGTGGGCGGACCGTTTGCCATTGTGCAGCTGAGTAGCAGGGTGGCCAGCTCGGCTCACCTGGAAACGCACTCGCAGACGCTGAAGGATTACTTTATTCGCAGGGAACTGATTAAGGGGCTGAGCGATTCGCTGAGCAAGGCTGTGGACTTGACTTTCTACACCGAGGATGTGATTTGCAACACGCAGGAGATGCTGGACGAGATTGGGAAGGATTCCAGCTGGACAAGGTCTCTCCGCGAAATGGATGTGCTGATGAAGGATACCGTTAATCTGGCTGCCATCCGCAGAGATCAGTCGAAAGACGGGGTTACGGGCATTCCTACGGGTATAAAGGCGCTGGACGAGCTCACGGCGGGTTGGCAGAATGGCGACCTGAACATCATAGCGGCTCGTCCGTCGGTGGGTAAAACCATGGTGGCGCTGTTTTTGGCTAAGGTGGCGGCTCAGGCGGGATTCAATGCGCTGTTCTGCAGCATCGAGATGCAGGGCGAAAAGCTGGGCGACCGTCTTATTTTGCTGGAGAGTGACATCAATCCGCAGGACTGGCGCACGGGGCAAACCGGCACGGAGGAGTGGATGGCGGCGCAGGAAACGGCCAGGGAACTGGCTCGCTTGCCAATGAGGATTGATGATAATCCGTCGATGAGTATGGATTACATCCGGGCGGAGGCTCGTTTGCTGAAGAGCAAGGGCAAGTGCGACATTATTTTTATCGACTATCTGCAGCTTAGTGATATGAGAACGGGCGACAAGGGGTTTCGTAACCGTGAGCAGGACGTGGCCATTGCTACCCGGAAGGCGAAGATGATTGCCAAGGAACTCGACTGCCCCGTGATTCTTCTCAGTCAGCTGAACCGTGATGCGGAAACGAGGCCGGGCAAACGTCCGCAGTTGGCCGATCTACGCGAGAGTGGTGCCATTGAGCAGGATGCCGATTTGGTATTGCTACTCTACCGCCCTGCCATGGGTGGCATGGCAACCGACAAGGACTCTGGATATCCTACGGATGGCCTGGGCGTATTGATTGCCGCCAAGCATCGTAACGGACAGACGGGCAATGTTTACTTCTCGCACAACAAGAGTATGACGAAGATTGAGGATTATGTTCCGGTAATGGAGCAACTTGTGCGCAACGGTAACAAGGTGAATGCAGGGCAGCCTCAGGAAGCCGAGAAACAACCTCTGCCGGAGATTGGGAATTTGTTTACGAAATAA